A single window of Methylacidimicrobium sp. AP8 DNA harbors:
- the glcE gene encoding glycolate oxidase subunit GlcE, with amino-acid sequence MIDQDRDLTDVLVEEVRSAHDSRTPLFIVGGGTKAFLGLPVSGRRLALGEHRGILRYEPTELVLTARAGTPMSRIHRLLAAQGQWLPFEPPSLGDSATLGGTIACGLSGPARPFSGAARDFVLGVRLLDGRGQALRFGGEVIKNVAGYDVPRLVTGAQGTLGILLEISLKVSPRPPFSETLSLEAKPEAAIHWLCRLAAEPLPLSAACYDGERLFLRLSGSKGGVRAAASRIGGERLADPDAFWQSVRERTHPFFLRPGPLWRLSVPPATLPPAPGEGVLFLDWGGAQRWWKGYLEPAAVWEWTRSRGGHATLLEAGGSRQQPLEPALLSLHRRLKAAFDPNGILNAGRLYPEL; translated from the coding sequence ATGATCGACCAAGATCGGGACCTTACGGATGTCTTGGTGGAGGAGGTGAGGAGCGCCCACGACTCCCGCACTCCGCTCTTTATCGTCGGCGGCGGGACCAAGGCTTTTCTGGGGCTCCCCGTTTCGGGTCGGCGCCTTGCTCTCGGAGAACACCGGGGCATTCTTCGCTACGAGCCCACCGAACTCGTCCTGACCGCCCGTGCCGGCACACCGATGAGTCGGATCCACCGCCTGCTGGCCGCCCAGGGCCAGTGGCTTCCCTTCGAACCCCCATCCTTGGGAGATTCGGCCACGCTCGGCGGAACCATCGCCTGCGGTCTATCCGGACCCGCGCGCCCCTTCAGCGGCGCGGCTCGGGACTTTGTCCTCGGCGTGCGGCTGCTCGACGGAAGGGGCCAAGCGCTCCGCTTCGGCGGCGAGGTCATCAAAAACGTGGCGGGATATGATGTTCCACGCCTGGTCACCGGAGCGCAGGGAACCCTGGGCATCTTGCTGGAAATCAGCCTTAAGGTGAGCCCCAGACCGCCCTTCTCCGAAACGCTCTCGCTGGAAGCAAAGCCGGAAGCGGCCATCCACTGGCTCTGCCGGCTCGCCGCGGAGCCCTTGCCCCTCAGCGCAGCCTGCTACGACGGAGAGCGGCTCTTCCTGCGCTTAAGCGGCTCAAAAGGGGGGGTACGCGCTGCCGCAAGCCGCATCGGAGGAGAGCGCCTGGCCGATCCGGATGCCTTTTGGCAGTCGGTTCGCGAGCGTACGCATCCATTTTTCCTCCGGCCCGGTCCGCTTTGGCGACTCTCCGTGCCTCCCGCAACCCTGCCGCCGGCGCCCGGAGAAGGTGTCCTCTTTCTCGACTGGGGCGGCGCCCAGCGCTGGTGGAAGGGATACCTCGAGCCCGCCGCCGTTTGGGAATGGACTCGTTCGCGCGGCGGACACGCGACTCTCCTCGAGGCGGGCGGATCCCGGCAGCAACCCCTTGAGCCGGCCCTACTCTCGCTTCACCGGAGGCTCAAGGCGGCCTTCGATCCTAACGGCATCCTCAACGCGGGACGCCTTTACCCGGAACTGTGA
- the tal gene encoding transaldolase: MKATQKLHDLGQSLWIDNISRQMLDDGRLERYIREYAVTGLTSNPTIFDHAIAKGHGYDEAIQEHAAHGLEGESLFFALAMEDLRRAADLFEPIYRETQGIDGWVSLEVSPLLAYDADRTLQEAKRIYKATERANLYVKIPGTREGLPAIAGAIAEGVPVNVTLLFSTDHYTAAADAYMRGLERRKAAGLDLGSVSSVASVFISRWDKAIMGKVPERLRNRLGIAVAKQTYKAYCEILASDRWRSLESAGARPQRLLWASTGTKDPQASDILYVRALAAPKTINTMPEETLLAFAEHGEIGELLPADGGDASAVLAEFREAGIDVPALAERLQRDGADAFVASWKDLLRSLAERSALLQSA, from the coding sequence ATGAAGGCGACGCAAAAACTTCACGATCTCGGTCAAAGTCTCTGGATCGATAATATCTCGCGACAGATGCTCGATGACGGGCGGCTCGAGCGGTATATCCGGGAGTATGCCGTCACTGGGTTGACCTCGAATCCGACAATCTTCGACCACGCGATCGCGAAGGGGCATGGATACGACGAGGCGATTCAGGAGCACGCTGCGCACGGCCTCGAAGGAGAGTCGCTTTTCTTTGCGCTGGCCATGGAGGATCTCCGCCGGGCGGCCGACTTGTTCGAGCCGATCTACCGAGAGACCCAAGGGATCGACGGCTGGGTTTCCCTAGAGGTATCGCCGCTCTTGGCTTACGACGCGGACCGCACCCTGCAGGAGGCGAAGAGAATTTACAAAGCCACGGAGCGTGCCAACCTCTATGTGAAGATTCCCGGCACCCGGGAAGGGCTGCCCGCCATCGCAGGAGCGATAGCCGAAGGGGTCCCGGTTAACGTGACGCTCCTTTTCTCCACCGATCATTATACGGCCGCGGCCGACGCCTATATGAGGGGCTTGGAGCGGCGAAAGGCGGCTGGGCTCGACCTGGGTTCGGTCTCTTCGGTGGCCTCCGTTTTCATCAGCCGTTGGGACAAGGCGATCATGGGTAAGGTGCCGGAGCGGCTGCGAAACCGCCTTGGGATCGCTGTCGCCAAGCAGACCTATAAGGCCTATTGCGAAATTCTGGCTTCGGATCGCTGGCGCTCGCTCGAGTCGGCGGGCGCGCGCCCGCAGCGGCTTCTCTGGGCCAGCACAGGAACCAAAGATCCGCAGGCGTCCGACATCCTCTATGTCCGGGCGCTTGCTGCCCCGAAGACCATCAACACGATGCCGGAGGAGACCCTCTTGGCATTTGCGGAACATGGTGAGATCGGTGAGCTCCTGCCGGCCGACGGCGGGGATGCGAGCGCGGTCCTTGCCGAATTCCGCGAAGCGGGAATCGATGTGCCGGCTTTGGCCGAGCGGCTTCAGCGGGATGGGGCGGACGCCTTCGTCGCTTCTTGGAAGGATCTCCTGCGCTCGCTTGCCGAGCGGAGCGCCCTTCTCCAAAGCGCGTAG
- a CDS encoding RNA-binding protein codes for MNRRLYVGNLPFSHREEDVRELFGQHGKVTEVNLIIDRMTGQSRGFAFVTMETAEEAKAAIDKLHGTKVEGRSLVVNEAKPKEERFAPSGSSSGGFRKRDRR; via the coding sequence ATGAACAGAAGACTGTATGTCGGGAACCTCCCTTTCTCTCATCGAGAGGAAGACGTTCGCGAGCTCTTTGGCCAGCACGGCAAGGTCACCGAGGTCAATTTGATCATTGACCGCATGACCGGCCAATCCCGCGGCTTCGCCTTCGTCACGATGGAAACGGCGGAAGAGGCGAAGGCGGCGATTGACAAGTTGCACGGAACGAAAGTAGAAGGCAGAAGCCTTGTTGTTAACGAAGCGAAGCCGAAGGAGGAACGGTTCGCTCCCTCCGGGTCCAGCTCGGGAGGTTTCCGCAAGCGGGATCGGCGCTAG
- a CDS encoding NuoM family protein, whose protein sequence is MSPLTILLLVEAGAIGLILLGAPPKKVSLLAGGVNFLLSLWIYAQFPAGLGGYQFVEDHSWIAVRGLPEIRYHVGVDGISLPLVLLTTLVTLAAVWVAPAKIKRAGEFYSYLLLISLGALGAFASLDLFFFYAFHEFALIPTFLLIGIWGAENRQFVSLQLTLYLGLGSLILLAGIIALLGALPAEARTFDIPRLTGYLRENPLATSQQLVPFLLLAVGFGTLVSLFPFHSWAPYGYASAPASAAMLHAGVLKKFGLYGLLRVAMPLLPGGAEAWKPWILALLLGNILFIGLTTIAQKELPAMLGFSSVMHMGYLFLGLACWNTLGVSGVVFLMVAHGLSAALLFAVAGEVRERAGEIRFAELGGLARRMPFVAVAFLVGSFASIGVPGLANFPGELLIFFGSWRSQPLLTAVVIWGIVISAVYQLRAVRTVFYGDLPSHLSETADVEGAQRIPYALLMAALLILGIWPGTLLDVVGSSVRGVLAP, encoded by the coding sequence ATGTCACCGTTAACGATCTTGCTCCTTGTGGAAGCCGGGGCCATCGGGTTGATTCTCCTCGGCGCTCCCCCCAAAAAGGTCTCCCTGCTCGCCGGGGGTGTGAACTTTCTCCTGAGCCTCTGGATCTATGCCCAATTTCCGGCGGGGCTCGGCGGGTACCAATTTGTGGAGGATCACAGCTGGATCGCGGTGAGGGGGCTGCCGGAAATCCGGTATCATGTCGGCGTTGATGGGATCAGCCTCCCTCTGGTGCTGCTCACGACCCTGGTGACGCTGGCGGCGGTATGGGTAGCGCCCGCCAAGATCAAGCGTGCCGGCGAGTTCTATAGCTATCTCCTTCTCATCTCTCTTGGCGCGCTGGGCGCCTTCGCCTCCCTCGATCTCTTTTTCTTTTACGCCTTTCACGAGTTCGCTTTGATCCCGACGTTTCTGCTCATCGGGATTTGGGGCGCGGAAAATCGGCAGTTCGTGAGCTTGCAGTTGACGCTCTATCTTGGGCTCGGAAGCCTGATCCTTCTGGCCGGGATCATTGCCCTTTTGGGGGCTCTGCCTGCGGAGGCGCGGACCTTCGACATTCCCCGCTTGACCGGCTACCTGCGGGAAAATCCGCTGGCAACGAGCCAGCAGCTGGTCCCCTTCCTCCTTCTGGCGGTCGGCTTCGGCACGCTGGTCTCGCTCTTCCCCTTCCATTCCTGGGCGCCCTACGGTTATGCGTCGGCTCCCGCGTCGGCGGCCATGCTTCACGCCGGGGTCCTGAAAAAGTTCGGGCTCTACGGTCTTCTGCGCGTGGCGATGCCGCTGCTTCCCGGCGGGGCGGAGGCATGGAAGCCTTGGATCTTGGCCCTGCTTCTGGGCAACATCCTCTTCATCGGGCTCACGACGATCGCACAGAAGGAGCTTCCCGCGATGCTGGGATTTTCGAGCGTGATGCACATGGGGTACCTCTTTCTCGGGCTGGCTTGCTGGAACACCCTGGGGGTGAGCGGGGTGGTCTTTCTGATGGTCGCTCACGGCCTAAGCGCCGCCCTCCTCTTCGCCGTGGCCGGGGAAGTGAGGGAGCGGGCAGGAGAGATCCGCTTTGCGGAGTTGGGCGGCTTGGCCCGCCGAATGCCGTTTGTCGCCGTCGCCTTTCTGGTCGGCTCCTTCGCCTCGATCGGTGTTCCGGGACTCGCGAATTTTCCGGGAGAGCTTTTGATCTTTTTCGGCTCGTGGAGGAGCCAGCCGCTCCTCACCGCGGTGGTGATCTGGGGGATCGTCATCTCGGCCGTCTACCAGCTACGGGCCGTGCGGACGGTGTTTTACGGCGATCTGCCGTCGCATCTGAGCGAGACTGCTGACGTGGAAGGAGCGCAACGGATTCCCTACGCCCTGCTGATGGCCGCGCTATTGATTTTGGGAATCTGGCCCGGGACGCTCCTTGACGTTGTCGGGTCCAGCGTGCGCGGGGTTCTCGCCCCCTGA
- a CDS encoding FAD-linked oxidase C-terminal domain-containing protein, with translation MIPPFLRSLLRRRAAQSKAAGAPCGLTGSPEPSLRPEALLRRLRTSLSGCTLLTEPESLRPYECDGLTAYRRLPLAVAIPESVDQVREILRVCHALRVPVVPRGAGTGLSGGALPDRSGLVLSMTRLRRILAIDPLNRTARVEPGVTNRAISEAASPFGLFYAPDPSSDIACTIGGNIAENAGGLHCLKYGLTVHNVISVKMLTAEGDPLVLGTEALDSAGFDLLALFIGSEGLLGVVVEATVRLLPRPPSARLVVAGFASVEAAAAAVGKVIGEGFVPAGLEMMDNLAIRAAEAFVPAGYPVEAAALLLCEFDGLPQEVDEQIALAESRLRESGAFFLRVSSSEEERILLWKGRKSAFPAAGRLAPDYYCMDGTIPRQSLPEALRRIGRLSKEFGLPVANVFHAGDGNLHPLILFDASRPMELQHAERLGRQILEICVELGGTITGEHGVGVEKLDSMCIQFGPAELAQFHRVKEAFDPEGILNPRKAIPLLHRCAELGAMRVHRGKPPFPEIQRY, from the coding sequence ATGATCCCCCCTTTCCTTCGCTCGCTTCTCCGTCGGCGAGCCGCGCAGTCGAAGGCGGCGGGCGCTCCATGCGGCTTGACCGGTTCGCCGGAGCCTTCACTCCGACCGGAAGCCCTCTTGCGTCGATTGCGGACGAGTCTCTCCGGCTGTACGCTACTGACCGAGCCGGAGTCCTTGCGGCCGTACGAATGCGACGGCTTGACCGCCTATCGGCGGCTTCCTTTAGCGGTAGCGATTCCCGAATCGGTCGACCAAGTCCGAGAGATCCTCCGGGTTTGCCACGCTCTCCGGGTACCTGTGGTTCCCCGCGGGGCGGGCACCGGCTTGTCGGGCGGTGCCCTTCCGGATCGTTCCGGGCTGGTACTGAGCATGACACGCCTTCGCAGGATCCTTGCGATCGACCCCCTCAATCGGACGGCCCGAGTCGAGCCGGGTGTAACGAACCGGGCGATCTCGGAAGCCGCCTCGCCCTTCGGGCTCTTCTACGCTCCGGACCCCTCGTCGGATATCGCCTGCACCATCGGGGGCAACATCGCCGAAAATGCGGGCGGACTCCACTGCCTCAAGTACGGGCTGACCGTGCACAATGTCATCTCCGTCAAGATGCTGACCGCCGAGGGGGATCCGCTCGTGCTGGGAACGGAAGCTCTGGATTCCGCCGGCTTCGACCTTCTCGCTTTGTTTATCGGATCCGAGGGATTGCTCGGGGTCGTTGTGGAGGCGACGGTCCGGCTTCTGCCACGCCCTCCCTCGGCCCGTCTGGTCGTCGCCGGCTTTGCTTCCGTGGAAGCCGCCGCTGCGGCCGTGGGAAAGGTGATCGGAGAGGGATTCGTGCCGGCGGGCTTGGAGATGATGGACAATCTGGCGATCCGCGCGGCGGAAGCCTTCGTTCCTGCGGGCTATCCGGTCGAGGCGGCCGCCCTCCTGCTCTGCGAGTTCGACGGCCTGCCCCAGGAGGTGGACGAGCAGATCGCCCTCGCGGAAAGTCGGTTGCGGGAGAGCGGGGCTTTCTTCCTTCGTGTCTCCTCATCGGAGGAGGAGAGAATCTTGCTCTGGAAGGGAAGAAAGTCGGCGTTTCCGGCCGCAGGTCGGCTCGCTCCCGACTACTATTGCATGGACGGAACCATCCCGCGTCAAAGCCTTCCGGAAGCTCTCCGCCGCATTGGCCGACTTTCGAAAGAATTCGGGCTGCCGGTCGCCAACGTCTTTCACGCCGGAGACGGCAACCTCCACCCCCTGATCCTTTTTGATGCGAGCCGACCCATGGAGCTTCAGCATGCCGAGCGCCTAGGGCGCCAAATTCTAGAGATCTGCGTGGAGCTGGGAGGAACGATTACCGGGGAGCACGGCGTCGGCGTGGAAAAGCTCGACTCGATGTGCATCCAGTTCGGCCCGGCCGAACTGGCGCAGTTTCATCGCGTCAAAGAGGCGTTCGACCCCGAGGGAATCCTCAATCCGAGGAAAGCGATTCCGCTGCTTCATCGCTGTGCCGAGCTCGGCGCAATGCGTGTCCATCGCGGAAAGCCGCCCTTTCCGGAGATCCAACGGTATTGA
- a CDS encoding TIGR00282 family metallophosphoesterase — MKVLFLGDVVGEAGREVVRIAVARLRQERTIDFVVANGENAAGGSGITPKITYELLRYGVDVITLGDHAWDQREIIPFMADEPRLLRPLNYPPNTPGSGSIVVQGNGKKLGVICVLGRTFMTPQTDNPFLAIRPALEAMRRETPCILVDFHSEATSEKIAFGRYLDGQVSAVLGTHTHVQTADGTILPGGTAYLTDVGFCGAHDSVIGRDAHSVIQRYVTLLPQRFGLATKGLQADGVLLTLEDSSGRATALEPIQLPI, encoded by the coding sequence GTGAAGGTATTATTTCTGGGTGACGTCGTCGGCGAAGCGGGACGGGAGGTTGTCCGCATCGCCGTTGCTCGCTTGCGCCAGGAACGGACGATCGACTTCGTCGTCGCCAACGGAGAGAACGCCGCCGGCGGCAGCGGCATCACCCCGAAGATTACCTATGAGCTTCTCCGTTACGGCGTGGACGTGATCACCTTGGGCGATCACGCCTGGGATCAGCGCGAAATCATTCCGTTTATGGCGGATGAGCCCCGTCTGCTCCGTCCTCTCAACTACCCGCCCAATACGCCGGGGAGCGGATCGATCGTCGTCCAGGGCAATGGAAAAAAGCTGGGCGTGATCTGCGTGCTCGGGCGAACATTTATGACGCCGCAAACGGACAACCCGTTTCTTGCGATCCGCCCTGCCTTGGAAGCGATGCGACGCGAAACCCCTTGCATCCTCGTGGACTTCCATTCGGAGGCGACCTCGGAAAAAATCGCCTTCGGCCGCTATCTCGACGGACAGGTTTCGGCCGTATTGGGAACACATACACATGTACAGACGGCGGACGGCACCATTCTTCCGGGTGGGACTGCCTACTTGACCGATGTCGGCTTCTGCGGCGCGCATGATTCGGTGATCGGGCGCGATGCGCATTCGGTCATCCAGCGGTACGTCACCCTCCTCCCCCAACGGTTCGGGCTGGCCACAAAGGGGCTTCAAGCGGACGGGGTCCTGCTCACATTGGAGGATTCCTCCGGCCGGGCGACCGCCCTCGAACCGATCCAGCTTCCGATTTAG
- a CDS encoding sodium-translocating pyrophosphatase produces the protein MIDHALGLSIGFALLGVIAAFALAWQVYGMDPGNERMRAIAGAIQEGAAAYLSRQMRTVAGIAIVLFLLIGFFKSWWAGGGFLLGAGCSFLAGFIGMRVAVLANVRTAQAATVGPEPAMHAAFRGGAVTGLLVVGLALFSVGAFYFLSVSYQGLRETVSALVGLALGASLISVFARLGGGIYTKAADVGADLTGKIEQRLEEDDPRNPATIADNVGDNVGDCAGMAADVFETYVVSLIGAVLVAAISLDGKPAAMMYPFLVGCITILGALCGIAYVSFSKAPAGKALVQGVIVNGIVAAVLFLPLCWLLFPDRWPQEYSCSVIGVLMTAAMVMITDYYTKMTGSPVQKIARASQTGHATNIIAGLALGMEATAVPVLFIAIAVLVTFWLDQLYGVAIAVRCMLSMAGIIISLDSFGPITDNAGGVAVMSGLPKQARQVTDELDAVGNTMKAVTKGYAIGSAGLAALVLFGSYVEELRHYSTQPAAEGLEFRLQDPKVIVGLFLGALLPYLFAARSMAAVGNAAGAVVEEVRRQIAEIPGLLQGTARPLYGRCVDIVTKAALREMIVPALLPLILVIAIAAIPGLGPIVLGGALIGTIVTGLFVALSMTSGGGAWDNAKKYIEEGHYGGKGSDAHAAAVTGDTVGDPYKDTAGPAINPMIKVVNVLAILVIGIFAHYWKL, from the coding sequence TTGATTGATCATGCCCTTGGGCTCTCCATCGGCTTCGCCTTGCTGGGGGTGATCGCGGCCTTCGCGTTAGCCTGGCAAGTGTACGGCATGGACCCCGGCAACGAGCGGATGCGCGCGATCGCCGGCGCTATTCAAGAGGGAGCTGCGGCTTACTTAAGCCGGCAGATGAGGACGGTGGCGGGAATCGCCATCGTTCTTTTTCTTCTCATCGGTTTCTTCAAGAGCTGGTGGGCCGGAGGAGGATTTCTCCTGGGAGCAGGTTGCTCCTTTTTGGCGGGCTTTATCGGGATGCGGGTGGCCGTCCTTGCCAATGTGCGCACCGCCCAGGCCGCCACGGTAGGGCCGGAGCCGGCTATGCATGCCGCGTTCCGAGGCGGCGCGGTCACCGGCTTGCTCGTCGTCGGGCTCGCTCTCTTTTCGGTCGGGGCGTTCTATTTCCTTTCGGTTTCCTACCAAGGACTACGGGAGACGGTCTCCGCCCTCGTGGGATTGGCTCTGGGCGCCAGCTTGATCAGTGTCTTCGCGCGCCTGGGAGGCGGGATCTACACCAAGGCGGCCGACGTGGGCGCCGATCTCACGGGCAAGATCGAGCAGCGGCTGGAGGAGGACGACCCTCGCAATCCGGCCACCATCGCGGATAACGTCGGCGACAACGTGGGCGACTGCGCGGGGATGGCGGCGGACGTTTTCGAGACCTACGTGGTGAGCCTGATCGGAGCGGTTCTGGTGGCGGCGATCAGCTTGGACGGCAAGCCCGCCGCGATGATGTATCCCTTTCTGGTCGGCTGCATCACGATCCTGGGGGCCCTTTGCGGGATCGCCTATGTGAGCTTCTCCAAAGCGCCGGCCGGCAAGGCCCTGGTTCAAGGGGTCATTGTCAACGGAATCGTGGCGGCCGTTCTTTTCCTGCCGCTCTGCTGGTTGCTTTTTCCCGACCGGTGGCCGCAAGAGTATAGCTGTTCGGTGATCGGGGTTCTGATGACGGCCGCCATGGTGATGATCACCGACTACTACACGAAGATGACCGGTTCTCCGGTGCAGAAGATCGCTCGAGCCTCCCAGACCGGCCATGCAACCAACATCATCGCGGGGCTGGCCTTGGGGATGGAGGCGACAGCCGTTCCGGTCCTCTTCATCGCCATTGCTGTCCTCGTGACGTTCTGGCTGGACCAACTCTACGGCGTGGCTATCGCGGTCCGCTGCATGTTGAGCATGGCGGGGATTATCATCTCGTTGGATAGCTTCGGGCCGATCACCGACAATGCGGGTGGCGTCGCCGTCATGAGCGGGCTGCCGAAGCAAGCGCGGCAGGTCACCGATGAGCTCGACGCGGTGGGCAACACCATGAAAGCCGTCACGAAAGGCTATGCGATCGGCTCGGCGGGATTGGCCGCCCTGGTCCTTTTCGGCTCCTATGTCGAAGAGCTCCGTCATTACAGCACGCAGCCGGCTGCCGAAGGCTTGGAGTTCCGGCTCCAGGACCCCAAGGTGATCGTGGGTCTATTCCTGGGTGCTCTGCTCCCTTATCTGTTTGCCGCGCGGAGCATGGCGGCGGTCGGAAACGCGGCCGGAGCGGTGGTGGAGGAAGTTCGCAGGCAAATAGCGGAAATTCCCGGCCTGCTCCAGGGAACGGCTCGGCCTCTCTACGGGCGGTGCGTCGATATCGTAACCAAGGCCGCGCTGCGCGAAATGATCGTTCCGGCGCTGCTTCCGCTGATCCTGGTGATCGCCATCGCGGCGATCCCCGGGCTCGGTCCGATCGTCCTGGGCGGGGCTCTTATCGGCACGATCGTGACCGGGCTCTTCGTGGCGCTCTCCATGACCTCGGGCGGCGGCGCCTGGGACAACGCCAAGAAATATATTGAGGAAGGCCACTACGGGGGCAAGGGGTCGGACGCGCATGCGGCGGCCGTGACAGGCGACACCGTGGGCGACCCCTACAAGGACACGGCCGGGCCTGCCATCAATCCGATGATCAAAGTCGTCAACGTCCTGGCGATTTTGGTCATCGGCATTTTCGCCCATTATTGGAAGCTTTAG
- a CDS encoding inositol monophosphatase family protein yields MNPDSDLCALSARCARTAIDAALVAGDLLRRSFGQPFVVSEEMAYDIKIETDRQAQELICRTILRDFPDHRIVGEEGNAGAATGPVEWIVDPLDGTVNFAHGIPHFCTSIAVRREGELLAAVIYDPIRQELFTAERDRSPRLNGRPIRASRRTRLSEAICVVGFSRSRAGIEQGLRLVQYLVPRVRKVRLTGSAALDLAYVSAGRIDAYLEQEIRLWDIAAGILLLQGAGGRIDQFPNPGSDTFRVTATNGLIDLGGPDNG; encoded by the coding sequence ATGAATCCTGACAGTGATCTTTGCGCACTCTCGGCGCGCTGCGCCCGTACGGCGATCGATGCCGCTCTGGTTGCCGGAGATCTGCTCCGGCGCAGCTTTGGACAACCGTTCGTCGTTTCCGAGGAGATGGCCTACGACATCAAGATCGAAACCGATCGACAGGCTCAGGAGTTGATCTGCCGCACGATCTTGCGCGATTTCCCCGACCATCGCATCGTGGGCGAAGAGGGGAATGCGGGAGCCGCTACTGGACCTGTCGAATGGATCGTCGATCCACTCGACGGAACGGTGAATTTTGCTCACGGAATTCCCCACTTTTGCACCTCGATCGCCGTGCGTCGGGAAGGAGAACTGCTCGCGGCCGTGATCTACGATCCGATTCGTCAGGAGCTTTTCACCGCCGAACGCGATCGCTCGCCCCGCCTCAACGGCAGGCCGATCCGCGCAAGCCGGCGAACCCGTCTTTCCGAGGCGATCTGCGTAGTCGGCTTTTCCCGAAGCCGCGCAGGCATCGAGCAGGGGCTGCGCCTTGTCCAATACCTCGTGCCGCGCGTCCGCAAGGTCCGGCTCACCGGTTCGGCAGCCCTCGATCTCGCCTACGTATCCGCCGGGAGGATCGACGCCTACTTGGAGCAGGAAATCCGCCTATGGGATATCGCTGCGGGGATACTGCTCCTGCAGGGAGCCGGAGGCCGCATTGACCAGTTCCCGAATCCCGGATCCGACACCTTCCGCGTCACGGCAACCAACGGTCTGATCGACCTCGGCGGCCCGGACAACGGTTGA
- a CDS encoding NADH-quinone oxidoreductase subunit N, which produces MHEALWIIAAPEVILAAGGVCLLLAEALLKLPSKSIGVLVLAVYLIAGLCLLPFAATEGVIWDGLYTWDRFAVSGKAFFLLVGMLVTYLSLEGEENIPAARAEFYVLPLFCTAGMALLCSVRDLVLLFVGLELVTVTLVILVAYRRTDAASLEAGVKFLIVGGLATAFLVMGIAYLFGATGSTQFDGILRAVESEGVGPAALLGLAFLLVGLGFKAAAVPFHIWAPDVYQGAPTPITAYLSVGSKAAGFVVLIRVLLLPFWNAGLRSHWVPLVSLLAALSVILGNLAALPQRNIKRLLGYSSISHAGFLLLGMASHSFLGLVSMLYYLSAYLVATFTAFLVLVLLEQEKPGDSISNLSGLAQRSPLLAWSMALAMVSLAGIPPLMGFFGKLLVFFAAWQSGLHLLVIIGVVAAATGIYYYVAVIRAMFWCDPLQHGPVVLHPATRTLLLALNLASVLFGFYAKPILTLAAGAVSGIGG; this is translated from the coding sequence ATGCACGAGGCATTATGGATCATCGCAGCGCCGGAAGTAATTCTGGCGGCGGGTGGGGTTTGCCTCTTGCTCGCCGAGGCGCTGCTGAAGCTCCCATCCAAGTCGATCGGGGTCCTGGTCCTCGCCGTCTATTTGATTGCCGGGCTCTGCCTCCTGCCCTTTGCGGCGACCGAGGGGGTGATTTGGGACGGGCTCTACACTTGGGATCGGTTCGCGGTTTCCGGAAAGGCCTTCTTCCTTCTGGTCGGCATGCTCGTCACCTATCTTAGCCTGGAAGGGGAGGAGAACATCCCGGCGGCGCGAGCGGAATTCTACGTGCTGCCGCTCTTTTGCACGGCCGGCATGGCTCTACTCTGCTCGGTGCGCGACTTGGTCCTGCTCTTCGTCGGGCTCGAGCTAGTGACTGTGACCCTCGTCATCCTGGTCGCCTATCGGCGAACCGATGCCGCTTCCTTGGAAGCCGGCGTGAAGTTCCTCATCGTCGGAGGCTTGGCGACGGCTTTCCTTGTCATGGGGATCGCCTACCTCTTCGGCGCCACCGGCTCGACCCAGTTCGATGGAATCCTTCGGGCTGTGGAAAGCGAGGGCGTAGGGCCGGCCGCTCTCCTCGGCCTGGCATTCCTCTTGGTCGGATTGGGCTTCAAGGCGGCGGCGGTCCCTTTCCATATCTGGGCCCCCGATGTCTATCAAGGCGCACCTACCCCGATCACCGCCTATCTCTCCGTCGGCTCCAAGGCGGCGGGCTTCGTGGTGCTGATCCGGGTCCTTCTCCTGCCCTTTTGGAACGCCGGCCTCCGAAGCCATTGGGTGCCCTTGGTCAGCCTGCTGGCCGCTCTTTCCGTTATTCTGGGGAACTTGGCTGCGCTGCCGCAACGGAACATAAAGCGTCTTCTCGGGTATTCGAGCATCAGCCACGCGGGCTTCCTCCTCCTGGGGATGGCATCGCACAGTTTCCTCGGGCTTGTCTCGATGCTCTACTATCTGTCAGCCTATCTGGTGGCGACCTTTACCGCGTTCCTGGTGCTGGTGCTGCTGGAGCAGGAGAAACCGGGCGATTCCATCAGCAATCTTTCCGGCCTCGCCCAAAGGAGCCCGCTTCTCGCTTGGTCGATGGCGTTGGCGATGGTGTCGCTCGCTGGGATTCCGCCGCTGATGGGGTTCTTCGGCAAGCTGCTGGTCTTTTTTGCCGCCTGGCAGAGCGGACTTCACCTCTTGGTCATCATCGGAGTGGTTGCGGCAGCGACGGGAATCTACTACTACGTAGCGGTCATCCGGGCGATGTTTTGGTGCGATCCCCTCCAGCATGGACCCGTGGTCCTCCATCCGGCGACACGGACGTTGCTTCTGGCGTTGAACCTGGCGAGCGTTCTCTTCGGGTTTTATGCGAAACCGATTCTAACCTTGGCGGCCGGGGCGGTGTCCGGCATTGGCGGGTAA